One region of Streptomyces capillispiralis genomic DNA includes:
- a CDS encoding gluconeogenesis factor YvcK family protein, with the protein MTPRTPRLSRLRRAVPEGRAGRPADVRGARPRRRGAQPKVVALGGGMGLSASLAALRRITGDLTAVVTVADDGGSSGRLRDELGVLPPGDLRKALAALCGDDDWGQTWARVIQHRFQSRGDLHEHAVGNLLIVALWEQLGDHVQALDLVGRLLGAHGRVLPMSAVPLELQALVRGHDPERPEEVDTVRGQATVALTPGEVQSVHLVPNDPPAVPEAVEAVLDADWVVLGPGSWFSSVIPHLLVPDLLDALIETKARRVLSLNLAPQPGETEGFSPQRHLEVLGRHAPKLALDVVLADEAAVPDRDSLTDAAKRLGAAVELAPVARPDGSPRHDPELLAAAYDRIFRMHGRIGPWR; encoded by the coding sequence ATGACACCACGTACTCCGCGGCTGAGCCGGCTGCGCAGAGCGGTTCCCGAGGGGCGCGCCGGCCGGCCGGCCGACGTCCGCGGCGCGAGACCGCGCCGCAGGGGCGCCCAGCCGAAGGTGGTCGCCCTGGGCGGCGGCATGGGGCTGTCCGCCTCGCTCGCCGCGCTGCGCCGGATCACCGGCGACCTCACCGCCGTCGTCACGGTGGCCGACGACGGCGGCTCCAGCGGGCGCCTGCGGGACGAACTGGGCGTGCTGCCCCCCGGCGACCTGCGCAAGGCGCTGGCCGCGCTGTGCGGCGACGACGACTGGGGCCAGACCTGGGCCCGGGTCATCCAGCACCGCTTCCAGTCCAGGGGCGACCTGCACGAGCACGCGGTCGGCAATCTGCTGATCGTCGCCCTGTGGGAGCAGCTCGGCGACCACGTCCAGGCGCTGGACCTGGTCGGCCGGCTGCTGGGCGCGCACGGGCGGGTGCTGCCCATGTCCGCCGTCCCGCTGGAGCTCCAGGCGCTGGTCAGGGGGCACGACCCGGAGCGGCCCGAGGAGGTCGACACCGTCCGCGGCCAGGCGACCGTCGCCCTGACCCCCGGCGAGGTGCAGTCGGTGCACCTCGTGCCGAACGACCCGCCGGCCGTCCCCGAGGCGGTGGAGGCGGTCCTGGACGCCGACTGGGTGGTGCTCGGCCCCGGCTCCTGGTTCTCCTCGGTCATCCCGCACCTGCTCGTGCCGGACCTGCTGGACGCCCTCATCGAGACGAAGGCTCGCCGGGTACTCTCGCTGAACCTCGCCCCGCAGCCAGGAGAAACCGAGGGCTTCTCCCCGCAGCGTCATTTGGAGGTTTTGGGACGACACGCCCCTAAACTCGCCCTGGACGTGGTGCTGGCCGACGAGGCCGCCGTGCCCGACCGCGACTCGCTGACCGATGCCGCCAAGCGGCTGGGCGCCGCGGTCGAGCTGGCCCCGGTGGCCCGGCCCGACGGAAGCCCCCGGCACGATCCGGAGCTGTTGGCCGCCGCGTACGACCGTATTTTTCGGATGCATGGAAGGATCGGCCCATGGCGATGA
- the whiA gene encoding DNA-binding protein WhiA: MAMTAAVKDEISRLPVTRTCCRKAEVSAVLRFAGGLHLVSGRIVIEAELDTAMAARRLKRDILEIFGHSSELIVMAPGGLRRGSRYVVRVVAGGDQLARQTGLVDGRGRPIRGLPPQVVSGATCDAEAAWRGAFLAHGSLTEPGRSSSLEVTCPGPEAALALVGAARRLSIAAKAREVRGVDRVVVRDGDAIGALLTRLGAHESVLAWEERRMRREVRATANRLANFDDANLRRSARAAVAAGARVQRALEILADDVPEHLAAAGRLRMEHKQASLEELGALADPPLTKDAVAGRIRRLLAMADKRAADLGIPGTDANLSEELADNLVG; this comes from the coding sequence ATGGCGATGACGGCAGCGGTGAAGGACGAGATCAGCCGGCTCCCCGTCACCCGTACCTGCTGCAGGAAGGCGGAGGTCTCCGCCGTGCTGCGGTTCGCCGGCGGCCTCCATCTGGTGAGCGGGCGCATCGTGATCGAGGCGGAGCTGGACACCGCGATGGCGGCGCGCCGCCTCAAGCGCGACATCCTGGAGATCTTCGGCCACAGCTCCGAACTGATCGTGATGGCTCCGGGCGGACTGCGCCGCGGTTCGCGCTACGTCGTCCGGGTGGTCGCGGGCGGCGACCAGCTCGCCCGTCAGACGGGCCTGGTGGACGGCCGGGGCCGCCCGATCCGCGGCCTGCCCCCGCAGGTGGTCTCGGGGGCCACCTGCGACGCGGAGGCGGCCTGGCGCGGGGCCTTCCTGGCGCACGGCTCCCTCACCGAGCCCGGCCGTTCCTCCTCCCTGGAAGTGACCTGCCCCGGCCCGGAGGCCGCGCTCGCGCTGGTCGGCGCGGCCCGCCGGCTGTCGATCGCGGCGAAGGCGCGCGAGGTGCGGGGCGTGGACCGGGTCGTGGTCCGCGACGGCGACGCGATCGGCGCCCTGCTCACCCGCCTCGGCGCGCACGAGTCGGTGCTGGCCTGGGAGGAGCGCCGGATGCGCCGCGAGGTGCGCGCCACGGCGAACCGGCTGGCCAACTTCGACGACGCCAACCTGCGCCGTTCCGCCCGCGCGGCCGTGGCGGCCGGTGCCCGGGTGCAGCGTGCCCTGGAGATCCTCGCCGACGACGTGCCCGAGCACCTCGCCGCGGCCGGTCGGCTGCGCATGGAGCACAAGCAGGCCTCCCTGGAGGAGCTGGGCGCGCTCGCCGACCCGCCGCTCACCAAGGACGCCGTGGCCGGCCGGATCCGCCGGCTGCTCGCCATGGCCGACAAGCGCGCCGCCGACCTCGGGATCCCGGGTACGGACGCCAACCTGAGCGAGGAACTCGCCGACAATCTCGTCGGCTGA
- the rapZ gene encoding RNase adapter RapZ — protein MTENETGPEAQRDRAQQDTGADATRPGDGQDDGAQVGTGKEAAGVPEAAIPELVIISGMSGAGRSTAAKCLEDLGWFVVDNLPPALIPTMVELGARSQGNVARIAVVVDVRGRRFFDNLRESLADLDGRGVTRRTVFLESSDEALVRRFESVRRPHPLQGDGRIVDGIAAERELLRELRGDADLVIDTSSLNVHELRAKMDAQFAGEEEPELRATVMSFGFKYGLPVDADLVVDMRFLPNPHWVPELRPYTGLNEEVAAYVFNQPGAKEFLDRYAELLRLIAAGYRREGKRYVTIAVGCTGGKHRSVATSEKLAARLAAEGVETVVVHRDMGRE, from the coding sequence ATGACCGAGAACGAGACAGGGCCCGAGGCGCAGCGAGATCGGGCACAGCAGGACACCGGTGCGGACGCCACCCGCCCCGGCGACGGCCAGGACGACGGAGCACAGGTGGGTACGGGCAAGGAAGCGGCCGGGGTGCCCGAGGCGGCCATCCCCGAGCTGGTGATCATCTCCGGCATGTCCGGGGCCGGCCGCTCGACGGCCGCGAAGTGTCTGGAGGACCTCGGCTGGTTCGTCGTGGACAACCTGCCGCCCGCGCTGATCCCCACCATGGTGGAGCTCGGTGCCCGCTCCCAGGGCAACGTGGCGCGGATCGCGGTGGTCGTCGACGTCCGCGGCCGGCGCTTCTTCGACAACCTCCGCGAGTCCCTGGCCGACCTCGACGGACGCGGGGTCACCCGGCGGACGGTGTTCCTGGAGTCCTCCGACGAGGCCCTGGTGCGCCGCTTCGAGTCGGTGCGCCGCCCGCACCCGCTCCAGGGCGACGGCCGGATCGTCGACGGCATCGCCGCCGAGCGGGAGCTGCTGCGCGAGCTGCGCGGCGACGCCGACCTGGTGATCGACACCTCCAGCCTCAACGTGCACGAGCTGCGCGCCAAGATGGACGCCCAGTTCGCCGGGGAGGAGGAACCCGAGCTGCGTGCCACGGTGATGTCCTTCGGCTTCAAGTACGGCCTCCCGGTCGACGCCGACCTGGTCGTGGACATGCGCTTCCTGCCCAACCCGCACTGGGTCCCCGAGCTGCGCCCGTACACCGGCCTCAACGAGGAGGTGGCGGCGTACGTCTTCAACCAGCCCGGCGCCAAGGAGTTCCTCGACCGGTACGCCGAGCTGCTGCGCCTCATCGCCGCGGGCTACCGTCGTGAGGGCAAGCGTTACGTGACGATCGCCGTCGGCTGCACCGGGGGCAAGCACCGCTCGGTCGCCACCTCGGAGAAGCTCGCCGCCCGGCTCGCCGCCGAGGGCGTGGAGACGGTGGTCGTCCACCGGGACATGGGACGCGAATGA